DNA sequence from the Glycine soja cultivar W05 chromosome 18, ASM419377v2, whole genome shotgun sequence genome:
aaattggactTTCCTTTCTCCTTGCATTAGGAGGTTGGTCCTCGAATTCCAAGTGctatcttcttctcttcttcttcttcttcaggagGTGATGGACCCTCGAAACCAGCTTTCCCATACTCAACACGTAACattttggtgctttcattgagagCCCATGGCTGCCATACCAGCTTTAACTACCGCAACCCACACCACCCACTAAATAGAGCTCCCATGGCTGCCTTCCATGGCTGCCATTCCAGCCCAAACCACTGTAGTCCACAGCACTCGCCAAATCACCTTGAACTTTCTCCCGCTAGCGAGGACCGCCTCGAGACTGCCCTGGCCAAACTCACCCTCAGTCAACTCAACCTCGTCGCTATCGTCGACACCTTGGTCACCACCATCGACAACTTTCTTCAGCGACTAAGCCCTCGCAATCCCACTCCACAATTTTCATCTTCTAAAGCAACTAGCAAGGAGCCTAGTAGAGATAGTAACAGAGGGTGCAACTAGAAGCAAAGGTAAAGAGAGCAATCACTAAACCTTCATACCTGAAGGATTATGTGATATGATCGTGGCTGAGATGACAATAGGAGGATTTGCAGAGTATTGATGTCGTCCAGCAGGGGGGCAGCAATAACCAATTCTGTTTTTGGTTTAGGATATTTCCTAGCATAGAATCCCAATTCTGTTAAGGAATTTCagtataaatatacatattgtaATAAATTGTAGATGCATGAGTGAAATGAGCCTTTCCTGAATTTTATCTTCTTCCTGGAGGTCACTGATCCTCAAAACCAGCTCTTTAATTTCCTGCACGTATCATTCTCCATTCCCAACTTCCTTTCCTAATGTTGAATCCACCAACTAGTTTCCCTGCTAGCATAACAAGATTTATTATCCCTGGTCCTAACCATGATAAGAAGTGCAGTCCAAAATATTTCTATCTGcccagaaaaaatatataaaaaaaataatcataacttATAATGAACCTTGCCGCTATCAATGATGTAAATCCGATAAAGAATGTGATTAGGAAACAAATGAATGAGATCTTATAGAATACATAATCAGCAAAGTAAGCCAGAAAAAGAGGAAGGATTTACTTGCCTCTTAGGTGGCCCTTGTGCTTGCACCTAATGTGAATGGCTGGGTCCCAGCCTTGGAAGTACGAAGATGCATAACTCTCCCTAATTCGCTTGTAATTTcgtcatattttttattctcctcctgtaatatatatataaaaaacagtGAGGACTGATTTTTCACTGGAATTCCAAAGGACTATAAAATTCTTTATATGATGTTAGACAAGAGGAAATAAAAGAACAGCATAGAGGAACTCGTATGTGTAGGATCAATTCCTGCCACACATTTATAGCAAAAGCTTGAGCTATTATTTCTTTATTGCTTTACATCAAACAAATACAGAAACAtcctaatatttttgttttcccaAAATTAAACAGAGATTCATCCTAGTAAATGAAGAACTGTATCAACATTTACCCAGAAAAACCCAGAGCAATCAAAGAACATTCATCCTTTTctagattttattaaaattgttgacatcaatattttcaGACAAAAATATTTGGACATCCTCCTTATGATCTtaagaacacaaaaaaaattatctctccAAAAATCGTCAGAGAAAAATAATGATCGATCCAGAGCACGAACATCCTCACTGGAAAGGCAGAGAATGAACATAGGGTTCAATCCATATTCTTCcaacaaaattatcataaaaaattttgaaaattttatgggATACTACCAACCCATATATCAACATAAATCAactaccttttttttatttttaacattccagaacacattaattaaaataaaacagaatGGATAGAAAACAGAGAACACTCAAACCTAAGTGAACACCTATCATTTTTTACCAAAATGCGTGTACCATTGAAGCTTCACAATGATATAGACATCACATTTCCTTCAACCAAATATCCTTTTTAATAACATAAGATGCATCCAAGATCAGATCAAAACACCAAAAATCAGAACAGGGCCAAATTTCTCGGTGCATGCGACACGGATCCTCCAAAATCAACATGCAACCACATATATCATCACTTGCATCCACGGATTCGAGCATCACCCATCAAGCAATTTGAAACTCATCAAGCACCAAGTAGAGGTGCTTAGGACTTGTGAAAAACTCATCAAGCAATTTGAACGCATCAACCACAAGCAATTTGAAGTGCAATGAAGACATAGTCAGGGCTTAGGACTGgtggaaaattataattataacccTTTTCGAAAAAGCCTAGTTCTTCAAACTTCAAACAGTGGCAAACCAAGTAGATTTACCATTATTTCCCTTGCTCGCCTTACTAAGCTGTTGTTAGTTTAATTTACTTGGAAGAGAATGAAAGGAGTATATGGGAGCAAATATATGAGTCTCGGCTTTACtttacaaaattttcaaattaaaaggtgtaATAATGTATAGAATAATTGAACACTGTAGGCGAAAGAGGAATTATCTTGACCTTAGTCGCTATAATCCTTACAGAAGGCACATCTTGAATCAAATTCCTTGATCCCTCTCTTGACCTTAGTGGTCAAAATAATCTTGCATATACGAGTAAGAGATAACTTATAGGTTCTCTAAGTATTGATGAATACCATAAACTCAAGCTTTTACAAAGAGTGCAGTGCTCCTCTATCAATGCAGATGAAATTCAAGTTATCCAATCCCTCGAGCTGTAGTTCCTTCAGTTTCTGAAACCCTCCATTTTGAAAATGTAATCTTTCACCTACATAGGCCCTGGTCTGGATAACGAGGAACACAAATTTGGCATATCTTTTATTGATTCCAATGGATCATTAGTTAACTTGAAGTACATCAAAGACAGTTTCACAAGATTTTGGAATCGTGGAATCCAATTTGGCAACTTTTTTAACTTTCCATTGAGGAAAAACTTCCTAAGTCCAACCGGGATCGACATAAACTTCATTGTTATCTATTGTATCAATAGGTAGTTTCTCCAAGAATTGCATCTCATTTATCGAGGAACATAAAGTATTTCCATGTTCTCCCTTAAAATTAGTGATGCTCAGACTCCTTAACTGCTTTAGCTTTCCTAACTCTCTGATCACCACTCCTTCATCATCCATTATCAGTGAAGATATCTTTTGTAGAGATGTCATGCCTCCAATACTATCCTTCTGATACGTGCAAGGAAAATAAGAAGGTTTCGAGGACCTATAGGACCTCCAAAGAACAAAGGGAATAAAGAAAAGGTAATTCTCATTCATATCTTGCTTGTTTATTACATATGTATTATTTATACTATCTCTTCTAGCAAATTCTGTTATCGTTTTGTGCCTAAGAGAATATAGTTTGTTATGCATGTCTCCTCTAGTATCGACAAGCGCCAAGCAAGAAGATCACGAAAGATTGCATGCTAAATTCCCTATCTCATCCTCAGACAAAGTCCCTGAGGTAAGATGGTCTCGTCACTACCCTTTTGGGCTTTTTTGCTCTTTGCACCTGCTCTGTTGCTGTTGCTCTGTTTTCAGCACCTTCTGCATTAGCTTCTATTTTCCCTTCAGCTGATTCTGCTTCCTTATCACTCCACGGCCCTTGGAAAAGCACCTTATCCCCAAGGTGAAAATCGTGGCAAAGTTGAGACCAATCCTCCCAAGAAGTGTCATCAGGAGATAGTCCCTGTCACTGGACTAAGACCTGCCAAGTCTCATTGGGTGAATCAGCCTTGCGATAATCCAGGATTGCCAAAGGGGCTACGATAGGCTGATGATCAATAATTTGGCCTGGTAAAGTGAGTGCAGTAACTTCGGGATCCCCTTGAAATGGTTTCAACATAGAACAATGAAAAACAGAGTGAATTTTCGCTTCTGGTGGCAGCTGCAATCGATAGGAAACCTTGCCAATACGTTCAATGATCTGAAAAGGTCCATAAAACATTTTAGCTAACTTTCCCGAGAAAACTTGAGAACCTTTGGCAGTGGATTGACGATGTGGTCTCAACTTCAGCAGCACCCACTCTCCGGGATTATATGTCACCTCACGACGGTGGGTGTCAACCTGGTCTTTCATTGTAGCCTGTGCCTTCAAAAGTTTCTTGCGGATGAATTGAAAAACTTCATCTCTGTTGGTCATAAAGGTGTCAACTGCATCGAGATTAGAAGTTCCGGCAATGTATGTCGGAAAGTTGAATGGTTTGCGGCCAAATGTTACCTCATAAGGTGTGGTGCCTGTTGCTGCATTCCATGATGTATTGTGGGAATACTCCGCCCATGCCAGAAACCTTCCCCAGTTTGACGGCTGATGATGAATGAAACTCCTCAAATATTGGTCAATGACGTGGTTTAAAACCTCTGTCTGGCCATCACTTTGAGGGTGATAGGCCAAACTCATCTTTAATTGCGTGCCACTAAGATGAAAAAGTTTTTGCCAGAACTTGCTGACGAAGAGCGGATCCCTATCAGAGACCAAGCTCTGTGGCACTCCATGGATCTTCACAACCAATTCCAGGAATAGAGAGGCTACTGCGTGAGCTGTGTGTGCTGTGGGCAACATTCCGAGATGCACCCCCTTGAAAAAATGATCAACCACCACTAGAATAACAGTATTGCCGCGGAAAGGGGGTAAGCCGGTGATAAAGTCAAGGGAGAGATCCATTATAAAGTCAAGCGGAAAAGCGATGTTGTTTAAGTTCTTTGGCTCTTAAAAGCTTTCAAGGTTGTCTCAAATTCgtaaaagataagaataaaactcaaaataattgaaaaatgatttttacataGTCTAAAAACCTATATATAGCTTCGTAAAGATATTTGCTTGAAAAGGAGCACTACAATCGTGGTTAGAAGTGACACTGAAGCCTCGAACCATTATAAATTGACTATGATCCTCTTGATTTACCATGATCGTGGTCAATTTACCATGGCTATTGTTGGATCTTGATGCTGTTTGGGAGGACTCTTATCTCTTTATTGTGATCATGCTGATTATCACGACCGTGATCAATGTACCACGATAGTAATCTAGTTATGTAAAGTTCTTAAATCTTcataaatttgtataatttcCTACTCTTTCACTCGATTGAGTGGTTATACTTTTGGAATACAAAACTAGTGTCCAATTGCAAATTCTACCAAGAAAATGCATACAAAATAACACAAAAGTTTGTACAAAATATCACTCACAAAGTGATTTATCAATAACTTATAAAAGTCCCATTTTAGAAAACATTGTTGTGTTGTTTTATGagagttaaaatatgtttttaatcaaaAAGATTTTTGATGTTTTCAAACATCAaggattaaaaggaaaaaaaagagtgaataaacaaaaaattaggcaatttaattgaatattttagaattcaataaaattttcaaaatttttaaaagtaaaaaaaaaccttacttTTTTGTCGTGCTATTTCTTTATTTAGCATTGGTCCTCTattaataaacaatttaatttagtagtttaattttcaaaacggTGCAATTTGACCCCTTAGTAAACTTCTTGTTCTCactgtttgttttttaaattttaataaacaatttaatttgttcCTTTGTTTGATTCAATCTCATCCCACTATTAATAAACAATGTCAAGTGAATTTGGACcgaaaagataaaattgaatCGATTTGGAATTAAGCGATTAAATTAAAGATTATATTATTAGGAGGacaaaattagataaaataaataatgaatgagataaaaagataaaattaagccTTGAAAAATTTATCTAACTCCAGATAAGTGATATATAActtgattttaataatatatattcgaccattaaaatgtttttgaaaaatatgggaTCAAACCTAAACATAAAAGTTTGAGTACCAAAATTGCTGAAGCACTATGCTAAGAGGATTAAAGTGCTAAGCCAAAATCAAACATGTCTTGTTACAATACGAGTTCACCCCAAGCTTAACATGTACAACCCAAATTTTCACTCCAATTCAAGTTCTAGAAGCATAATTGGAaactgaatttattttttactattgtaATTGAAGGTGAATATATCTTAACTCAAAAACTCTTTTCcgcaattgaaaattttaaatctttagAATTTCTCAATTAGGGAAATCATTAGGTTCAAGAATATCTAAATTATCGTAATTGTTGATATTTATTCCTATAGAATCTCCAACCTTGTTGCATTATATCTTAAATTCAATCCTTATTTCAATTTCACAGTTGTCAATAGGAATATACGATCAATGCACTATAAGTGACCAAATGCCAATTTATAAAggcattaaattaaaacaaagacaaacattcaatttaaaagaaatgaacttgaattatagataaaaattcaaattacatcaagttaacaaaaatttaaatacacattttagaaaaaaaaggaaacaagagAAAGAGAATAAGGAagcttaaaaaatcaatttgatgaATATTGCCCTTTGATGCTTCAAATCCACTCATCTACCATTTCACGGGCCTCAAAAGAAAGAACTTAGGGAATCTTGAATTTTCCAGTTGTAAAAAATTGTCTGCCTTTGTAGGAACACTATTTTTAGCTTCTTCGTATTGTGTTGGTGTTAATAACGTTAAATTGGGCGTAATAATTAACACTCAAAAAACCATAAGATTGGAACGTCGGAAACATTGGAATTGGAACACCTCTTATAATCTTCCCTCAGTGCTTTCCTAGAATTTATGGTTGTACAAAGTGGGTCAAACTTCAAAGCATAAAAATTAGGAACATTTAACACAatctaatttatgaaaaaaatccaCATTATTGGGCTTCAATCGTAATGGAACTTTAAAAATCCACAACATTTACACGAAATATATGCTTATGACCCTATAAAAACACCAAGTTAATTTCTTCTTAAAATGATACAATGAAATTTTTCAAGTATTTATCAACatggaaataaaaaactaaatccAGTTGAGGTCAACATCTACCAATTCTGAGCACAATAATAGAAAGGATTAGAATGGGGAGAATCTTATAACGAAGAAACATTAACATTGGTTGGTGTAGGCATATACTCGTTAGACAATTCTATCCCTAACTTGTACGAGAGATGTtgtagagaaagaaaaatgaagcaaatactagaagagaaaatgaggcaaaagtaattattttaggAATTACATAAtggttgcattttttttattgaagaaaagaaaaaggccacGAATGTCATTCTACAAAGTTATAGATGTGGAAAAGACGCACcttctattttcaaatttggaCGCATCTTAGTGATGACTTATGCCGAATATATGTGAAGGTTCTTCAGCATGCCTGCTCCAAATACGTACATGGAGCACATCTTGGATGATCCAGTGGTCTTCTCCTCCATCGGGAGCAATGCGCTGCTCAAATTCAGTTGACATGTTGCTGATAAAGAGATATTTAAGTTTCTCCAAGTGTTGAATTCCAGAGGGAACTGTTTTGAGTTGGGAGAGGTCTTCTAAACCAATTTCTTCCACAGAACACAGTGCTCCTCTGTCGATAAGGATGCACTTCAACTTATCCAAACTTTGGAGGAATAGTTGCTTTAGTTTCAGAAACCCTCCACATTGAAAATGCAAAGTTTCACCTTCATAAGCATTGTAATCGAAACAGAGGTACATTAACCTTGGCATATTTTTTAGTGATTTCAATGCATCATTAGTCAACCTGGAGTTGTACAAATACAGTTGCACAAGATTTGGGGACTGTGAAATCCAATTTGGCAACCTTGTTAACTTCCCAAATAGGACAAGCTTCCTAAGTGTAGACATAGGTGACGTAATGTACAACTCAATTACTTCACTCTCATCAGCTGTATAAATACGTAGTTTCTCCAAGAGTGGCATCTCATTTATCAAGGAACACAGAGTCTCTTTGTGTTTTCCCGTAAAATCTATCACTGTCAGTTTCCTTAACTGCTTTAGCTTTCCAACCTCTCTAATGACCACTCCATCATCATCTATAATCACTGGAGGTATCTCTTGTAGGGATGTCATGCCTCCAATATCCTTCCATTGAATTAAACCCGTATAATAAGACAGAAGATGACGTAGCTTAGTAAGCTTACGAATCTCCTCTGGCATCTTAGACACACTTGTGTTTCTTATATCCAAGGTCTCTAAATTCTGGAGCTTGCCAATGGATTTTGGTAGACTTTCAATCCATGTATACCGGAAGCTTAAATACTTCAAGTGGCATAAATTCCCCAAATTTTCAGGAACATAAAGTAAATCAGAACCTTCAAAATCAAGTACCTTCAATAGCATGTAATTGGTAGGGATTTTGTTTACTAAGTGTTCAGatacttcttcatcttctcctgTGCTAATAATAATTGACCGAATGGGTGAGCTTCCTATACTTCCACTAAAATCATGGGTTGCAATTGTCAGGCGTCGAACAATCTTACTTGATACAGATTGATCAGGCTCGTCAATATACTGACAAAATCCTGTATCCTTGACTTTTCTAAGGATCATGTCGTGTATTAAGTCGTGAACACGACACCTTTTAACTTTGCCATCAATTCTAAATGAGGATACTTGCACCAAACTTCTACGGACCAACCCTGATAAatattgttgcccaacttctTCCAAAGATTTTCCGGTTTCATGTTTGACAAACCCTTCAGCTATCCACTGTCTAATCAATCTATCAGATTGAACTTCATAGTCCTCTGGATACATTCCGAAATACAATAAACATGATCTGAGATTGATCGGCAAATCATCATAACTTAAACCTAAAATTTTTGTTATACTATTTAACTCAGAATTCCTCTCCAAGTCTAAACTTAGATCTCGACTAAACTGTCCCCATTCAGGTGCACTTTCATCTTTTTGAGACAAAAGACCACCAATGGCCACTATTGCTAGAGGTAAACCTTTACACTTTCTAACAATTTCAAGAGATATATCTTTAAGTTCTTCTGGACAATCTCCATCGGAACTATACTGAAATGCCTTCTTACAGAACAATTTCAAAGATTCTTCTTCAGTTAAAGGTTTTTCTAGCTTATGCACCTCAACAAATGATGATTTCCTACAATATTCTGCAACCATCTCATCCCTGGTTGTGATTAATATCCTAC
Encoded proteins:
- the LOC114397536 gene encoding disease resistance protein RPM1-like, whose product is MAETAVSLAGQHALPKILEAVKMLRDLPKEVRDITDELESFQDFINDADKVAEAEQDDGRRHRKKERVMRLREAAFRMEDVIDEYNISCEDKQPDDRRCAALLCKAVAFIKTQILLLQSAYKIQDVKSLIRAERDGFQSHFPLEQRPTSSRGNQDVTWQKLRRDPLFIEEDEVVGLDGPRGILKNWLTNGREKRTVISVVGIAGVGKTTLAKQVYDQVRNNFECHALITVSQSFSSEGLLRHMLNELCKEKKEDPPKDVSTIESLTEEVRNRLRNKRYVVLFDDVWNGKFWDHIESAVIDNKNGSRILITTRDEMVAEYCRKSSFVEVHKLEKPLTEEESLKLFCKKAFQYSSDGDCPEELKDISLEIVRKCKGLPLAIVAIGGLLSQKDESAPEWGQFSRDLSLDLERNSELNSITKILGLSYDDLPINLRSCLLYFGMYPEDYEVQSDRLIRQWIAEGFVKHETGKSLEEVGQQYLSGLVRRSLVQVSSFRIDGKVKRCRVHDLIHDMILRKVKDTGFCQYIDEPDQSVSSKIVRRLTIATHDFSGSIGSSPIRSIIISTGEDEEVSEHLVNKIPTNYMLLKVLDFEGSDLLYVPENLGNLCHLKYLSFRYTWIESLPKSIGKLQNLETLDIRNTSVSKMPEEIRKLTKLRHLLSYYTGLIQWKDIGGMTSLQEIPPVIIDDDGVVIREVGKLKQLRKLTVIDFTGKHKETLCSLINEMPLLEKLRIYTADESEVIELYITSPMSTLRKLVLFGKLTRLPNWISQSPNLVQLYLYNSRLTNDALKSLKNMPRLMYLCFDYNAYEGETLHFQCGGFLKLKQLFLQSLDKLKCILIDRGALCSVEEIGLEDLSQLKTVPSGIQHLEKLKYLFISNMSTEFEQRIAPDGGEDHWIIQDVLHVRIWSRHAEEPSHIFGISHH